The DNA sequence CTTTATGAGCTTGCTGCTTCTGAAAAGCTGATTGTTGTTGCATTTGAACTTGAAATTTAGCCTCGATAAATCGATCGTAATTGCCCGTATATGAGGTCAATTTTTGTTGGTGCAGGTGAACAATACGTTCAGCAATATGATTCAAAACATATTTATCATGACTAATCAGAATAAGGGCACAGGGGGATTTTTTTAAGGTATCCATCAGCCAAAAGGTAGTTTCAAGATCCAAGTGGTTACTGGGCTCATCAAGAAGCATCAAATCAGGTTTATTAAATAAAACACAGGCAAGAACAATACGCATTCGCCACCCACCTGAAAAAGTATTCACGGGTTGGTTTTGACCTTCTTCGTCAAAGCCTAGGCCTGCTAAAATCTTTGCTGCACGTGATTCTGCAGTGAAAGCATCCATTGACTCAAGTTCAAACTGAATTTCACCTAAGCGATTGAGATCTGATTCAACGGCTAGCTCTTGCATGAGATTAAAATAAGCCACATCTGAATCAACAACGGTATCAATCACACTCTTTGTGCTTTGAGGCGGCATTTGTGGCAAAGAACCAATTTTTGTTCCATTTTGCAGCCGGATATAACCATGATCAGGCTCGATTTTACCCGTTATCAGACGGAAAAGGGTTGTTTTACCAATGCCATTTCGCCCAACTAGCCCAACCTTCTCTCCACCATGAAGCGTGAAAGACGCTTTATCGAGCAATGTTCTTCCTTTTAAGTGATAGCTTAAAGATTCAATTGTTAGCATACGATCCACGTAAAGTTAGCCTAACCTAATTTAACTGCTTGCCATGCGCAAGATTTTACTCTGTTCGTTGTAAATCTGATGAGACATCTTTCGTGAATGATCTAGGTTTTGTTTTTTTCAAAAAGAAAGTTGACGGCCAATTCTAACAGCACTATAGTGGGCTCAGTTTTGGGGCACTTAGCTCAGTCGGTAGAGCATCTGACTTTTAATCAGAGGGTCACAGGTTCGAGCCCTGTAGTGCCCACCAAAACTTCCTTATTTCACATGTCAGTTTATCTCGTTATACTTTTCGTTGAATTAAAGTACTAGTTATGAAAAAAAATCATATTCTCTTTGCCAGCATATTTGGGAATGTTCTTGAGTTTTATGATTTCACTCTTTTCGGCATTTTTGCCGTTACCATTGCAAAAGCCTATTTCCCGCCCTCTTCTTCAACTGGAGCTCTTTTACAAAGTTTATCCGTTTTTGGGGCAGGATTTCTGATGCGCCCGCTTGGCGCCATCGTTTTTGGATACATCGGCGATAAACTGGGGCGCAAGAAAGCATTAACCCTTTCCATTGCCTTTATGGGATTTCCAACGCTCCTGATTGGCCTCATGCCTACCTACACGCAAATTGGTATTTTCGCCCCCATCATCATTATGCTCTGTCGTTTGATCCAAGGTCTTTGCACCGGGGGTGAATATAATGGTGCTGCTGTGTTTGCTCTTGAACACATCGGCAACCAACGGGCGGGGTTAACTGGTGGATTCATCTGTGGCTCTGCCGGATTGGGTGCCTTAGCGGCATTAGGGGTAAGCGCTCTTACATCTCTTGAGATGATGCCAAGTTGGTCCTGGCGCATGGCGTTTGTTCTAGGGGCATTGGGCAGCTTATACGGTTGGCACATAAGACGAAATATGATGGAAAGCCCTGCATTTAAAAAGCTCAAAGATCAAGATAGTCTCGTGGAGAATCTACCCCTCATTGCCGTTTTGAAAAAACAAAAGCTATCTGTGCTCAGCACTTTATGCTTAGGGCTTCTTGATGGGTTACTCTCCTATGTTGTTTTTGTATTTTTCCAAGTTTACCTTGAATCCCAATTAAGTTTCACCCTCCAAAAAGCAAGCCTCTATAGCCTTGTTGGGACACTGATTTTCACAGTATTCTCCCCCATATTTGGGCGGGTTTGTGATGCCTTTAATAAGCCAAAAACCTATTTTATGACGTATCTAGTGGCTCTATGTTTATGTGCTCTGCCCCTCTTCTCGTTGCTCCCAAAGGGCGGTGCCATTCATGTGATGGGAACAATAATCATAGTCAGCCTCTTAGCAGCTGCGGTTGCTGGACCCATTCATGCCTATTGTCAAAATATATTTCCAGCTAATAGTCGATATAGTGGGATTTCTTTTAGCTATAGCATTGGCATCAGCATTGGTGGGTTTACACCCTTTATTTTTGCCCTTTTGATGACAAAAAAACAAGGTACGGCCTATATGGGCCTATACCTTTTCTTATGGGCAGTGATTTCTCTTTTTGTGGTTGGAAAAAATAAAAATACTAGGATTTCAAAGGCTTAGAACGAAATTTATTTTTAAATCTTTTCCACAGGGACGATGATGTCTTCTTGTTTTTCTTATCTATCAGCGCTTTTTCAGCATATTCTTGAACTAAAATATCACTCATAATCTTATACAAATCAGGATAGCGTTTACGCAGTCCCGCCACATCTTTGATAGCAGGGTTCTTTTCATCAATGACTTGTGCATCCTTAGGCAAAGAAATCACCTCAAAGAGTAGTAAATATTGCCTATGTTGAGTTATCTCTTCAAGACCTGAACCAACAAAACGCGCCTCTCTTTGAGTTATGAATACTTTGTCCGTCCCATCCTTAGTCCAGAATTTAACTACAATACGCCTTGAGTATTCAGTTAGCGCTTTGTCACTCACCTGTTTTTGCTGAATGGAAGCACCACCCTGTTGATCATCACAAAGAGCTGGGTGAAAAGTGAGAGTAACCAAAGAAAAAATTATAAACCGATTGATTGAAATGTCCTTTTATTATTTAAAGTTATTTTAAGGTTAGCACACGTATCTTAAGGAATCGTTTAGATCAGGTTCTCATGAAAGGTTTATAACAAACAACAAACCAAATCAGTAATACCGCAGGAAGGGCACCAGTCACAATAAGTATGATGGATGCATAAGTCTCTAAAATAGCTTTTGAAGTGTCTAGAAAACCCGTTTCATAAATAAGCAGGTAGCTTCCTTTAAACATCAAGCAGCCAATAAGCCCTGAAAGCAATACATCTCTCAAGGTGTGCGTTTGAACATTAAGCCAGTTTTTCCAAATAACAGAACTCACTAAAATACCTAAAGAAATTCCGAGTGCTTGCAAAACCCCTAAACGCAGATAATCAACTTGGGATAAAATCAGAAAAGAAATAACGCCAAAAAGAAAAGAAAAGGCACTTAAATATCTAGGGTTGGTTTGTATTTTTTGATAAAAGATCCCCACATAATAAACGCTGAGAATGAGTATGGTTGAGAAAAACCAAGCACCGGCAATATCAAAATAAGTATGATAGCCAAAATAAACAACTGCCATTGAATTGCCCGCAGCTATTGTTAGAAGAATGCCCCTCAAAAGAGTCGATGAAAAACATAAAAAGAGATACCCATAAATAGCAATAGATACCATCGTATGCCCACTAGGAAACCCATAATTTTCTGAGCTGGCCTGATATATCAACGGAACCTTGAAGTAAATTTTCAAAAGGCCTGTCAAAAAGATGGCCAATAAATAGCATATCCATGCCCCAAAAAAATCAGAACGGCGTGCTGACATAAGCCCAAAAACAATGACAGGTATATGGATATAGATTTTATTGAAAATAAGAAAGGTAGAAAAAATAGAATCTAAAATCATGCATCCTCGTCATACTATCCACAAACCTAATAAAGCTTGAAGGACTACTCTTCTAAAAGGATAATATCATCTTTTTCAGCATATCCCAATCGAGCGCGCACCCGCTCATCAAGCATATCTTTATCTAAGCTCTCATTTTTTAAAAGAGACACACGATGCGCAAGATCATCATATTTACGCTTCATCACTTCAAGATGAGCCTGCGTTTCAGCAAGCTGTTTTTCAAGATCACACCGAGCATAATACCCATGGGTGCCGAAAAAGAAATAATAGAGAAAATAACATAAGATAAACACCAAAACGGATGTCCACCATAATCGAGAGAGGTGATATCTAAATGTTCTTTTCATGGCTTAACGCCCTTTAACTCAGTGACATCCCGTTAAATCTAAGCTATTTAGGTTCAACTCTTCCTCAATGCGAAGCAATTGATTATATTTTGCCATACGATCTGTCCGGCACATGGATCCTGTTTTGATCTGGCCACAATTAAAGGCTACTGCCAAGTCAGCAATCGAGGTGTCTTCTGTTTCACCGGAACGGTGTGACATGATTGTGGTGTATCCAGATTCTTTAGCGGCTTGAATAACATGAGCTGTTTCAGTAAGCGTCCCAATTTGGTTGGGTTTAATAAGAATACTATTGGCAACGCCTTTTTCAATACCCATTTCAAGCCGTTCTAAATTTGTCACGAAAAGATCATCTCCAACTAACTGCAATTGGTCATCTAATGCTTCTGTGAGCTCTGCCCATCCTTGCCAATCATCTTCTGCCATACCATCTTCAATTGAAAAAATTGGGTATTTCTTTGATAATTGAGCATAGTACTCTACCAATTGTTGAGAAGAGAGTTTCTGATTTTCTACGTGATAGTGTCCGTCTCTATAAAACTCAGATGCAGCTGCATCAAGAGCAAAAACAATATCTTCACCCGCAGTATATCCGGCCTCTGCCGTTGCTTTCATCAGTAAGTCAAGCGCTTCCTCAGACGTAGCAAGATTGGGGGCAAAGCCACCTTCATCACCCACAGCTGTTGAAAACCCTTTTTCTTGAATGATTTTTTTCAACGCCTGAAATACATCAAATCCCATCATCATTGCATCAGAAAAAGAACCTGCTGAGATGGGAACGATCATAAACTCTTGGATATCAATGGTGTTGTTGGCATGTGCCCCACCATTTAGAACATTAATCAGAGGTATTGGCATTTGCGTGCCATAAAGACCTCCAACATATCGATACAGAGGTATCCCCATTTCATGAGACATGGCACGGGCAACTGCCAAACTCACGCCTAATATTGCATTAGCGCCCAACCTATTTTTATTAGCAGTCCCATCCAAGTTAATCAAAACGTTATCAATTGCAACTTGTCTGGCGGCATCCATGCCAGCTAATGCCTCAAAAATTTCACCATTTACATTATCAATCGCTTGATTAACGGCTTTTCCATTATAAAAATCATCTTTATCACGAAGCTCAACCGCCTCATGCTGGCCTGTAGAAGCTCCAGATGGCACCGCAGCCCGGCCCACTACACCTGTCTCTAGCTCAACTTCAACCTCAAGCGTTGGGTTGCCTCGGCTGTCAAAAATTTGACGACCTCTAATATCAATTATACTACTCATTTACCTCTCCTAAAATTAAACGACGATTGGGTTTTCTTTAGCAAGCTTATCAAATTCCTTAAGCGAACGCCAAAGGGGTTCAATATCTTCAAGTTTGATCATGTTTGGGCCATCGCTCGGCGCCTGATCCGGATCCTGATGAGATTCCATAAACACGCCGGCTATACCAAGACTGATTGCAGCCCGTGCTAAAACAGGGGCAAATTCTCGTTGACCACTTGATGCACCTCCCAGACCACCCGGCTGCATAACCGCATGTGTTGCATCCATAATGACAGGATATCCAGTTTGTTTCATGATCACTGGCGAACGCATGTCTACCACAAGATTATTATATCCAAAAGTTGTCCCTCTTTCGGTGAGTAAAATTTTATCATTTCCTTCTGAGGCAACCTTTGCAGGTATATTCTTTGCTTCAGCAGGTGAGAGGAATTGGCCTTTTTTAACATTGATGATTTTTCCTGTTCGTCCCGCTGCAATAAGCAAGTCTGTCTGACGGCATAAAAAGGCAGGTATTTGGATCACATCAATAACATCAGCTACTTTTATACATTGATCTTCAGTATGAACGTCTGTCAAAACAGGACAGCCAACTTTCTGTCGAATTTCATGAAACACCTCCAAGCTTTTTTCCAAGCCTAGCCCACGCTTGCCGCTCAAACTTGTGCGATTTGCCTTATCAAAAGACGTTTTAAAGATAAACGGAATATCAAGCTTGGTCGCCCGTTCCATTAATTCTGAAGCCATCATAAGAGCATGATCTCTGCTTTCCATTTGACACGGGCCTGAGATAATGACCATAGGGGATGCATTGGAAATTTCAAATGTACTTAAATTAATTTTTTTCATTTTTATCCTTTTGAAATGTTGATGACGCTTGAAGGAAGCTCAAAAAAAGCGGATTAGGATGGCCAATCCACGATTCAAACTCAGGATGATACTGCACACCCACCATCCAGGGATGATTTACAATTTCAACTGCCTCTGTTAATTGATTATCTGGCGACATACCACTGAAAATCAGCCCCGCCTCTTCAAGATCTGATCGGCAATCAAGGGTCACCTCATAACGGTGACGATGACGCTCTTCAACCAGCTCTTGCTGATAAATTTGGTGAAGCAAACTATCCGACTTTATTTTACATGGATAAGACCCGAGACGCATGGTACCACCCATTTTGTCACCATGGGATCGGGTTTCTATTTTACCATCTTTTTGCCACTCAGTTATAAGAGAGACAACGAGTTTACCGGTCTCGCTAAATTCACTAGAGTTCGCCATTTTCCAGCCCAAAACATTCCTTGCATATTCAACGACCATAAGTTGCATGCCAAGACAAATACCAAGACAGGGTAGATGATTCTCTCTTGCATAACGCAAGGCTGAGAGCTTTCCCTCTAGGCCTCGCGGGCCAACACCTGGAACAATAAGGCCCTCAAGCTCACTTATTCTTCCAAGAGCCTCTGGGTCTTCTTCTAATTGATCAGCGCCAATCCAAATAATTTCTATGTTTTTCTCAAGCTGATGGGCTGCGTGAATCAGAGCTTCCACAAGAGATTTATATGCATCTTTTAATTTATCGTACTTTACAACCATGCCGATTCTGAGCGTGGGGCCCTTTTTAACCGACTCCAGATAAGGCTGCCACTTGCTCATTTCAGGCTCAGCATAAGGAAGGTTAAAATACGTCAGCAGCTCTTGGTCTAATCCTTCATTTTTTAAGCTATACGGAACTTGATAAATCGAAGCGACGTCAATGGCATTAAACACCCGTTCCTTAGACATATTACAGTAAAGAGAAAGCTTAGCACGTGCTTCATCAGGCAAAGAAACCTCTCCACGACACAAGAGAAAATCAGGCTGAATTCCCAGACTCAGCAAGTCTTTGACCGAGTGCTGTGAAGGCTTTGTTTTGAATTCACCCGCCGTTTTGATGAAAGGCAGCAAAGTTAAATGAACGTAACAACATCTGGCTCGACCAAGATCATTCCCTAACTGACGAATGGCTTCAACAAAAGGAAGCCCCTCAATATCTCCAATCGTGCCGCCAAGCTCACAGATCAGAAAGTCGAAACTTTCAGCGCCATCCATAATAAAAGATTTTATGGTGTCTGTGATATGGGGGATAACCATCACTGTTTTACCTAAATACTCCCCAGCACGTTCTTTTTGAATCACCTCATAGTAAATTTTTCCAGCTGTGGTGTTATCTCTTTTTTCACTTGGAATGCCGGTAAATCTCTCATAGTGACCCAAATCAAGATCCGTTTCGGCGCCATCACGGGTGACGTAAACTTCACCGTGTTCATAAGGATTCATTGTCCCTGGATCATAGTTTATATACGGATCCAGTTTTTTGATTTTGACCTTATAGCCATGCGCTTGCAGAAGCGCCGCAATTGAAGCAGAAGCAATCCCTTTACCCAACGAGGAAAGAACGCCTCCTATAACAAAAATGTAACGTGTTGTCATAAGATATAAAAAATTTCAGTTTTTTAGAATGCTCTTCTATTTTTTTGAGAGCCTCTTCTAACAAGCTACAGGTCACGCACTGTGTTTTGCAAGAAAATTTAGCTTGAAAAGTAATAATAAATAGAAAGTCTTTTTAAACGCGACTTGGCGCGCTTGGCTCTTCTTGTTTTTGAGCTTTTTTCTTATTTTTCTCAATCTGCCCAACTTCAGCTTCTACACTTTGGATTGTATCTTGCTCTACCTGGTCCAGTAGGGAAGATCGGCTGGCTGAGCGATTAGAAATTATCGCAATAACAAGACACAATGCCATAAAAACAGCTGCTAGAATTGATGTTGCTCTGGTCAAAAAGTCTGCCTGACTGCGGCGCGTCATGAAGCGTCCCATCGATTGGCTCCCTTGCTGGGACACGAGCCCCCCACCTTCACTTTTTTGCAGAAGAATAAAACCAATCATGGTCAATGCAATGAAAGCTTGTACGATAATGAGGGCTACAACCATTGGAAAACTCTTAAAATTACTAACCTTTTGTACTGTTTAACGAATAAAAAATCAACCCTAAAACGTATTACGTCAAATGCTGAATTGACCTTGTCTCTTATTCACATTATCATTGATGTGATAACAGGATAGGCTCATGTCAAAAAAACCATCACGCGTGCTGACATAAGTTAAACGCTTAAAAAGAAATGCACTCTTTCACGAACAGATGCTATCAACTGTGTTGAATCCATTATTGATGAGGTGTCTTTATGTATCAAAAAAGAAAAAGAAGTTAAAATTCCTCTTTTTGGTGTTTTCTTCTCACGGCATAAAAAAGCAAGGGTTGGCAGAAACCCAAAAACAATGCAAGAAGCTAAAATTTCCGAACGGGATGTTGTTAGCTTCAGGGTTTCCAGAATTATGAAAGACCAAATTAATAGTGCCCTCAACAAAAAATAAGTTTTTTTATTCAATACGTTATCGAGTTGATCTTAAATTGACAAAACATGAACTGCTCTGAATCAAGGAATAAGAAGTAAGTCTGCTCGCTGAGCAGCCTGGTCTGAATTAAAATCATCCCTAAGAATGGCATGGTGCTGATAGGCTATTTTTCCACTGATAAAACAATGATCTATCGCAATTCGAAGAAAGCTAGGAAGAAACATTGGCCATGTTACTTTTAATCCTGATATGCGGCGAATTGACAGTTTGCGCTCAAAGGCTTTAAACAAGGGATTATAGGGGGTTAGGTTCAAGTCACCCACAACAATTTTTAATTCAGAAGGATTATCCTCAATGATCCTAGCCAAGCCTTCAAGGGCCTGCTTACGTTCTTCTACAAGAGTTTGGTTTATCGGTGGATAGGCATGAATCTCATACAGGTGTAAGGGAGTTTTTAATGAGGGAACCTCAAGCTCTACATGGCTATAAAGCGTTTTTGTCTTAGGTATTATTTGCCGTTCTGCCCGCAGCATAGGGAGACGGCTAAGAATCATTGACCCAAATGGATTAGACGCAGGCATTGAAAAAACTGTAGGATATAGATCTTCAAGATTTTTCTGGAGTTGTTGCGCCTGAGTCGGGTTGACTTCCTGCAAGACCACAAGATCAGCGGGATTTTTTTTAAATAGTTAATCAGTATTGATAAATCAGTATTTTCAACATTAAGGTTCAATTGAAACAAGGTAACTTTTATTGTATTAGCCTGCTGTAATGATATGGCCTTTTTCCTGCTTTGTTGGGTTTTAACTAATTGATGTCCAAGCAGTAGCGTTAAAAAGATTAGAGTGATTCGTACCCACTTTTTACGAATAATGAATGCCAAGACAAGTACTCCAACAAACACGTGGGCGGTAAAGGGAAAGGCAAGCTGTAAAATTAAGTCCATGAGGGTCTTTCTTTATTTAATACCTGTTAGACAATACCAGTTATTTTTTGTCCTACAAAAAAAGTTACGATTATTCTGCGTTACGCACCGAGGAAAGAACCGTTGTTTGTGATGAGCTCTTTAGCGGATCTTTTTGTGCTAAGACAACAAGCATCTCCTGGGTTCAGTGTCCTTATAATACTTTATTGGCACTATCTGGCACAGCTCCCTTTTTAGATCGTTGTAGAAATCACTTTTCAAAAATTTTTCTACTTGCCAAAAAAACCATAAAGGATACGAGTCCAAGTCCAAAGCTAGACCAAGACAAAACCCCAAAAATATCTGTATAAGTGCTTGAGCTTATTTCCGCTGACTGACTCAACAGGTCCAGTCCAAAAAAATTTGTAATATATTTGTTTAAATAAATTGGAATCGCTCCTGCCATCAACCACCCTCCCGCATACAAGGCCAAACTATCTTTTGGAGCAACAGAAGTAAGATAAGATAAAGCCACGGGCAAAATCATGAGTTCACCGGCAGCATAAAGAAGATGCGCACACACAAACCATGTAAGATCTACACCGCCATCCGCAGAATAATAATTTTTTGACAGGGTCAGGATTCCAAAAGACAGAGCAGAGAGAACAAAGCCGATGGCCGTTTTTAAAAAGGGACTTAAGGGGTTTTTTCTTTTAAAAAAGACAAACCAAAATACGGCAAAAAAGGGTCCCAGAATTAGAACCATCATTGAATTAAGGACGCGCATCGTCACATCTGGCAAATGCAAGACGGAAGCATAGTTTTGACTCAAAAGACCGTTTAGAGACTGTATGTGATTTTGAAAATTTACAGTTAAGTATCCCACCCATGCCGAACTTGCATAATGGAAAAGGGTAATGTAACAAACATTTAAAACAAACAGAGCAAAAAGAAACGTCATAGATAAAACCATTTTTCTTATCAGAGCCGCATGGAGCGCCAAGAAAAACCCAACAATGCATACAATTGGCACTGTCATGCCTAACCACTCACTTTTCCAAATCAAGAAAGCCGTGACGGAGGAGAGTGGCAGCAATAAAAGAAGCGAATAAATCTTTCCTACCCCCTCTTGATTAGACGCATTTTCACCCTCTGTAAAAGTTTTTATTCCGTCAAATGAGAGGCAATCCCCGCACCTAAATAAAACCAATAAAAAAATGAGCACTCCTGAAAGCATCGAGCTAACGATTAAAAGATTCTTCCACATCGCCTGATCGTGGGTAAAAAAGAAAAAAAGAATTGTCAAAAAGATTCCAGAATTACTCACAACTTTAAACAAGGTGAAGGCACTCAGACGAAGGCTTTCCTGATTATCCATAATCCTTCCTAGGGTAGCAACAAGGTTTACATGGGTGAAACTTGTACCAAGAACAAGAAATGAAAAACCCAAATAATAAGCTATTGAATAGGAGGTTAATGAAAGAGCCCCGCCCAAAAAAATCATAACACTGCCAATAAGCAATCCAATTTTATTGCCATAGTGATTATCTGAAAGCCAGCCACAGACAGCTTGAGTAACAAAGTGCAGTGCAATGAAGGCAATAAAAATATCTGCCCCCTTGGCAAGGTTGATTCCTAAGGTTTGCACGAGATAGTAGAAAAGTGTTGCTCTAAATCCATAATAAGCAAAGCTTGATAAAAAGGTGATGGCCATTAAGGCGCTTAACCGAGAACTGATGGGCAGGGTTTGAACCTTCATGAGTAAAAACCTTTTATGATTATAATGAATCATATGATAGACAACCAACATGTGCAATCATACGAGATACTAAATAATCCAAAAAACATGAAAAAGATCAAACGCTATAATTACAGCAACTACGAAATATGGGTTAGCCATGATTTAGTCGATTATACAGAGGCTCTTGAAATCATGCAGGATTGCGTAACACGCATTGCTAAAAACCTTGCAAAACCAACATTGTGGCTTTTGCAGCATCAAGAAGTGTACACAGCAGGTCGCCTTACGGGAGAAAATGATTTTCCCCCACACTTATCAGATAAAATTATCTCAATCGATAGAGGTGGAAAGCTAACATATCATGGGCCAGGTCAACTTGTTGGATATGCAATCATACCTCTTAAAAATGAGAAAAGAGACATACGCACATTCATTCAAGGCCTTGAATGCTATATCCTTAATATCTTGCAAGAAGCAGGGATACAAGAGGCACAGGCCTGTCGAGAAAAAGTTGGTATTTGGGTTAAAAACATTAACAATATTAGCCAAAGCGAAAAAATAGCATCCATTGGCATCAAAGTGAGAAACTGGATAACATCCCATGGTTTTGCATTAAACATCGCTCCCCAGCTTGAAAAGTTTGATGTAATTGTCCCGTGTGGCTTAGCCAATGCAAAAGTTACATCTATTAAAAATTTTAACCCCTCCGTCAAAGAGAGTTATGTTATAGATAGTGCCCTTAAACATGCCCACAACTTTCTTTCACGATTTATTTAGGCGCTCAATAAAAGGGCCCAAAAATGCTCATGACAAAAAGTGTTTTGATCTGTCCTCTCATTTATAGTAATAAATGACTTTACCGAATCAACAGGAGTTCGCCATGAGAATCCAAATGTTTTTTTTACTTATGCTCTGCTCACTGAGCTTTTTTGAACTCTCGTCCCACGCCACTTCTGGAAATAGCGGGTATGATGTTTCAATTGCCTGTGACTCTCTTGGGAAGAAAAAAGAACAGTGTGTAGCAAGCGTCAAACGATTTGAAGATAAAACGGGCCTCAAAGCTAAGGTTATTGAAGCCCCCACAGGTTCATCCAATCGGCTTGCTTGGGTGTTACAGCAGCTGGCATCGAAATCATCTGACATTGACGTGTATCAAATAGACACAACATGGGCTGGTTTATTAAAAGACCATCTTATGCCACTATCTGAGCACATCTCAAAAGAGCAAACAGATCTTTATCATCAAACCCTCATCCAAAATAATACCATCGATGGTCAGTTATTGGCCTTGCCTTGGTATGTTGATATTGGCCTACTTATTTATCGTAAAGATCTTTTAGAGAAGTATCAAAAAGATGTCCCTAAAACATGGGATGCATTAGCCGAAACTGCTGAATATATTCAACAAAAGGAAAGAGAGGCTGGTAACAAAAAAATTTGGGGCTATGTTTTCACTGCAAAGGCTTTTGAAGGCCTCACCTGCAATGTAATTGAATTCATTCACTCAAATGCCGGTCAAGCCGCCATTGGTAAGGATGGAACGGTGACGATCAACACACCAGAGAACGCAGAAATGTTTGAAAAAGTTAAAAGTTGGATCAATAAAATCACCCCCAAAGGTGTTTTAAACTATGCTGAAGAAGACAGTCGAGGGGTTTTCCAATCTGGAAATGCGGTCTTTGTGCGCCATTGGCCTTATGCAGTCTCTCTTGCCGAGGCAGATGAAAGTCCCCTTAAGGGTAAAATTGGGGTTGCCTCTCTTCCAGCTGGAAAGGCTCCCGGGAGTCAATCAGTTAGCACACTTGGTGGCTGGCAATTAGGAATATCAAAGTACAGCAAGCGCAAAGAGAACGCTCTTAAACTGGTCAAATTTCTAACAAGCAAAGAGGAGCTAAAAGAACGAGCTCTTTCAGGCAATTATTATCCCCCGATGCTTTCACTCTATGAAGATACAAAAGTTCAAGACGCTCTCCCTTACTGGCAAAAGTTTCTTGAGGCCTTCCAAAATATTGTGGCACGCCCCTCTGCGCAAGCAAAGTCAAAATACAACCAAGTCTCATCGAATATTTGGAACACAGCTCATAGTATTTTTATTGGCAGAAAAAACGCAGAAGTTGCCCT is a window from the Alphaproteobacteria bacterium genome containing:
- a CDS encoding phosphopyruvate hydratase, with product MSSIIDIRGRQIFDSRGNPTLEVEVELETGVVGRAAVPSGASTGQHEAVELRDKDDFYNGKAVNQAIDNVNGEIFEALAGMDAARQVAIDNVLINLDGTANKNRLGANAILGVSLAVARAMSHEMGIPLYRYVGGLYGTQMPIPLINVLNGGAHANNTIDIQEFMIVPISAGSFSDAMMMGFDVFQALKKIIQEKGFSTAVGDEGGFAPNLATSEEALDLLMKATAEAGYTAGEDIVFALDAAASEFYRDGHYHVENQKLSSQQLVEYYAQLSKKYPIFSIEDGMAEDDWQGWAELTEALDDQLQLVGDDLFVTNLERLEMGIEKGVANSILIKPNQIGTLTETAHVIQAAKESGYTTIMSHRSGETEDTSIADLAVAFNCGQIKTGSMCRTDRMAKYNQLLRIEEELNLNSLDLTGCH
- a CDS encoding 3-deoxy-8-phosphooctulonate synthase; this translates as MKKINLSTFEISNASPMVIISGPCQMESRDHALMMASELMERATKLDIPFIFKTSFDKANRTSLSGKRGLGLEKSLEVFHEIRQKVGCPVLTDVHTEDQCIKVADVIDVIQIPAFLCRQTDLLIAAGRTGKIINVKKGQFLSPAEAKNIPAKVASEGNDKILLTERGTTFGYNNLVVDMRSPVIMKQTGYPVIMDATHAVMQPGGLGGASSGQREFAPVLARAAISLGIAGVFMESHQDPDQAPSDGPNMIKLEDIEPLWRSLKEFDKLAKENPIVV
- a CDS encoding CTP synthetase, translated to MTTRYIFVIGGVLSSLGKGIASASIAALLQAHGYKVKIKKLDPYINYDPGTMNPYEHGEVYVTRDGAETDLDLGHYERFTGIPSEKRDNTTAGKIYYEVIQKERAGEYLGKTVMVIPHITDTIKSFIMDGAESFDFLICELGGTIGDIEGLPFVEAIRQLGNDLGRARCCYVHLTLLPFIKTAGEFKTKPSQHSVKDLLSLGIQPDFLLCRGEVSLPDEARAKLSLYCNMSKERVFNAIDVASIYQVPYSLKNEGLDQELLTYFNLPYAEPEMSKWQPYLESVKKGPTLRIGMVVKYDKLKDAYKSLVEALIHAAHQLEKNIEIIWIGADQLEEDPEALGRISELEGLIVPGVGPRGLEGKLSALRYARENHLPCLGICLGMQLMVVEYARNVLGWKMANSSEFSETGKLVVSLITEWQKDGKIETRSHGDKMGGTMRLGSYPCKIKSDSLLHQIYQQELVEERHRHRYEVTLDCRSDLEEAGLIFSGMSPDNQLTEAVEIVNHPWMVGVQYHPEFESWIGHPNPLFLSFLQASSTFQKDKNEKN
- the secG gene encoding preprotein translocase subunit SecG; protein product: MVVALIIVQAFIALTMIGFILLQKSEGGGLVSQQGSQSMGRFMTRRSQADFLTRATSILAAVFMALCLVIAIISNRSASRSSLLDQVEQDTIQSVEAEVGQIEKNKKKAQKQEEPSAPSRV
- a CDS encoding integration host factor subunit alpha, whose product is MNCVESIIDEVSLCIKKEKEVKIPLFGVFFSRHKKARVGRNPKTMQEAKISERDVVSFRVSRIMKDQINSALNKK
- a CDS encoding lipoate-protein ligase B, whose translation is MIIMNHMIDNQHVQSYEILNNPKNMKKIKRYNYSNYEIWVSHDLVDYTEALEIMQDCVTRIAKNLAKPTLWLLQHQEVYTAGRLTGENDFPPHLSDKIISIDRGGKLTYHGPGQLVGYAIIPLKNEKRDIRTFIQGLECYILNILQEAGIQEAQACREKVGIWVKNINNISQSEKIASIGIKVRNWITSHGFALNIAPQLEKFDVIVPCGLANAKVTSIKNFNPSVKESYVIDSALKHAHNFLSRFI
- a CDS encoding ABC transporter substrate-binding protein, with the protein product MTLPNQQEFAMRIQMFFLLMLCSLSFFELSSHATSGNSGYDVSIACDSLGKKKEQCVASVKRFEDKTGLKAKVIEAPTGSSNRLAWVLQQLASKSSDIDVYQIDTTWAGLLKDHLMPLSEHISKEQTDLYHQTLIQNNTIDGQLLALPWYVDIGLLIYRKDLLEKYQKDVPKTWDALAETAEYIQQKEREAGNKKIWGYVFTAKAFEGLTCNVIEFIHSNAGQAAIGKDGTVTINTPENAEMFEKVKSWINKITPKGVLNYAEEDSRGVFQSGNAVFVRHWPYAVSLAEADESPLKGKIGVASLPAGKAPGSQSVSTLGGWQLGISKYSKRKENALKLVKFLTSKEELKERALSGNYYPPMLSLYEDTKVQDALPYWQKFLEAFQNIVARPSAQAKSKYNQVSSNIWNTAHSIFIGRKNAEVALKNLEKKLKLLVKKNQ